AGTAGAAAAAGCTATGCAAATCATCAAAAAAAATTTGCGGCATGAAGTAAATTCCAATAAAATAACAGAAACAATCGCTGAGAATATCAGTAACTGTATCACACTATCTTCACAAGTTGAAGATTTGCAATTCTGTGATGTGGTGATAGAGGCTATTCCGGAAGTTCTAACATTAAAAAAAGATGCGTTCTCCTTGCTGGATAAAATATGCAAGCCATCAACAATTCTTGCCACGAATACGAGTCAATTGAGCATTTCTGAAATTGCATCAGCAACACAACGTGTAAACCAAGTAATTGGTATGCATTTTTTTTACCCAGCACAAATCATGCAACTTGTAGAGATACCACTTGGTGAGCATACTTCGCAAGAGACACGAGATTCGATTGTAAACATAGCTAAAAATATGGGTAAAAGTCCTATTGTTTGCAAGGACTCACCTGGATTTATAGTGAATCGTTTACTTGCAGGGATGATGGTAGAGGCTACTCGCATGTATGATGAGCAAGTTGCTAGTATAGAAGATATCGATCGTGCTATCAAGTTAGGATTAGGTCATCCTATGGGGCCTTATGAATTATTTGATTTTAGCGGGATTGATACTATGGTGCGGGCTGCAGATGGTTTACGCGATGCGCTGGGTGAACGTTTCTTGCTAGGAACTGGGATTCGAAGCAAAATGCGTGCAGGGGATCTGGGACGAAAAACCGGTAAGGGATTTTATACATATGAGTAAGGAGGTGAAGCGCGCAAGATTCATTAGCTTTTATGATCTCTTGCGCGTGACAGATGAATCTATTTTCTTATGAGGGGAAACAAAAAACTAGATACTGTGCCAATATTATAAGTAGTATGAAGATGCATGTAGCTAAAAACCCAACGATGGAGGCAATCGTTTGTGAAAATAGAAGTGAAACTTGGGAGCAGATGTGGGAGCGTACAAACCGTTTAGGACATGCCTTACATAACCTTGGTATACAAAAATCAGATCGTGTCGGTGTAATGCTCGAAAATTGTGTTGAGTTCGTAGAGAGCTTTGTAGCATTAATGAAATTGGGAGTGATCATTACACCTATCAATATACACTTAGGAACAGAAGAATTAGCCTATCAATTAAACCACGCAGAGGTACGCTGTGTAATTACAAATAGCAATCATGCAGAAAAATTAATGATGATCCGAATGCAAGTACCAAGTGTTTCTTTTATTATGATTGTTGGAACAGAAAAACTTGATCATACATTACTTTATGAGGATCTTATAGATCAAGCTGACTCAAATGAGCTAGAAACACTAGTCTTTCCTGAAGATATTCATATGATTATGTATACTTCTGGAACAACTGGTCGACCCAAAGGAGCTATTCGTGGTTATGATGAGAATTACCACACGGGCATAGCAGCTGCCATAGAATGGGGGTTACATGTAGGTGATCGCTATTTAGCGGTAACACCGCTTTATCATGCAGCGTCGTGTGCATGGTTACTGACTACATTTATTACAGGTGGAACAGTTATTATTTTACCGAAATTTACACCAACAGATTTCCTGGAAGCGATTGCAAGTCGCGATGTGACTTGGTCGATGATGGTGCCAGTGATGTATGATCGGTTACTTATGCTTACAGACGAAGAGTTGTTACGCTATCAGTTAAAAAATTTGCGACTCTTTGTCTCAGGAGGAGCACCATTACATACAATTACAAAAATCAAATTAAAAAAATGGCTACCAGCCATTTCATTGTATGAATTTTATGGAAGTACAGAACTTGGCATATCCACTGTATTACGCGATGAGGATCAATTACGTAAAGAACGATGTGTGGGTAAAGCACTTCAAGATGTAGAATTACGTCTTTTAGATCCATCTGGTAATCAAATTCAAAATGGAGAATTAGGTATTCTTTACTCTCGAGGTTTATGTGGGTTTCGTGGTTATTGGAGAGATGATCAAGCTACAAAAGATGCTTTTACAGATGAAGAATGGGCTACAGTTGGCGATATAGCTCGTCAAGATAATGAAGGTTACTTTTACATAGTAGATAGAGCAAAGGATTTGGTGATTACGGGGGGTGTAAACGTCTATCCAACAGAAGTTGAAAGTGTAATCATGGATATCAGCGAAATTGCAGATGTAGCAGTAATTGGTGTCCCTGATCCCAAGTGGGGGGAGTCACTGAAAGCGATCGTTGTTGTAAAAGCAGGATACGAGTTAACAGAACAAGACATTATTTCATACTGTAAAAATCATCTGGCTGGATTCAAAGTGCCCAAATCTGTAGATTTTGTTTTACAAATACCACGGACTCCCACCGGTAAGATCTTAAAAAGGGAATTAAGAAAACCATATTGGGGAGATACAACTATACAGATATCATAAAGTATGGATTAAATTTTAATGACTCCTGTAGCTTAAACCTTAACTAGGTGACTAAACGTCTTGTACAATGCTACTAACTCGCGTATGTTTTACAGTGAGTAGGTATCACTATATGTTTGGTGATGTGCTAAGGAGGAAATCTGTATGTGGGCAAGAAGAATTTTTCGCATTGCTAGTATTTGTGCTTTTATCTCTTCAATTATATTACCGTTTGCCTCCGTTTTCTTTATTATCATCTCAGCTTCATCTCTTGTTAGCATGACTCGAAACAAACAAGGATTACAAAGTAGTGATCGCATTTTTATGTGGATTACCATGGGTGCATCTTTATTTTTTTTGCTTGCTGCTATGGGAATACCAATACCAGGGACAATCAATATTAGTAAATCTTGATTTGGAGGTACTACATATGAAACGGAATTCTCATTTAAGTCTTATACAGTCAAATAAAGAGCAGAATATCCGCAGGTATTATCAAGCAGTGGATGCACATGATCTAGATACGATCTATTCGTTGTTTTCTGATGATATCGTCTATGAACGTGCTGGGTCACCTGTAATTGCTGGAATTATTGAATTTAAAAAATTTTACGAATCAGAACGTCAAATTTTGATCGGTCAACACACGTTGTTGGATGTGATCGCAGATGATCACGGGGTGGCTGTACGTGGAATATTTAATGGGCAATTAAAGAATGGAAGGAATGTAAGCACGAAATTTTCTGATATATTTATCATGTCTGGGGACAAGGTGCAACAAAGATATACTTTTTTTGATGGAACAGAAGTATAAAAATTCCTGCTAAAAGTTCAATAATATTAATATAGGAAGGAATTGAAAGACGCGGTGGAAACTAAACGTGATTTAGAAGCTTCCCGCAATGGGATTAAGGCGTTAATTAGTATTGGCTTAGCATGGGCATTTGATGCTATGGACTTCTCTATTCTTACTTTTGTACTCGTAGATATTATGAAAGACTACCATGTTCCTTTAACATTGGCTGCAGGCGTTGCATCAGCAACAACTTTTGCGCGTTTGGGAGGTGGATTTTTTGGGGGCCTCCTTGGCGATTATTGGGGTCGTAAAGCCAGTCTAGTTTTATCAATATTTTGGTTTGCGGTTTTCGAATTTTTAACTGGATTTTCGATTGATTTTACTCTATTGTATGTCGTTCGAATTTTTTACGGTATTGGTATGGGCGCAATGTATGCAAATGGAACGCCTATGTTAATGGAATTAATGCCTACAAAATGGCGAGGGATTGCATCTGGTATCATGCAGTCTGGTTTCTCATTTGGTTTTATTTTTGCAGCTCTTATTTATCGCAATTGGTATGGGTTTCTCGGATGGCACGGCTTATTCTATGTAGCGTGTATTCCAGCGGTTTTAGTCGCCATTTATATTTGGTGGCAGCTTCCAGAATCTACTCGTTGGAAAAATGAAAGGGCAGAGCAAACAAGCAAAAAAGTACCTATTTCACAACTATTTAATCAAGGCCATACATGGAGTACAATTCATGCAGCTATTATTTCTGTACTTGCATTTTCAGTTACATATCCTATTAATGTTTTTTATGCTACATTATTAACGAAAAATGGTCATTTTGATACCGCAGTAGTAGCAGATACCATTATTTTATTAAACGTAGCAGGCATTATTGGTAACGTAATAGGTGGCTATGTTTCTGATTTGATTGGACGTAAATGGGTCATTGTGATTTCAGGAATTGCTACACTTTTTTGTTCATTTTTATTTTTAGATATTACAAATGATACATTGCGTATTGTGTTTACTTTTCTCATAGGTTTATTTTCTATCGGGGGAGTATGGGCGGCAATTCCTACTTATATTGCAGAACACTTTCGTACAAGTGTTCGATCAACTGGTCAAGGAACTACTTATCATTTTGGAGCGGCACTTGGGGGAGCCATTGTACCATTAATAGTTTCCTCCGTAGCTCCTTATGTAGGTGGATTAGCTTGGTCTATGACTTATTCAGTAGCTATAGCATCTGTTTTAATTAGTGTATTTGCACTACTTTACAAAGAGACAAAAGGTATGGAGTTAGAATGATGGTTACGAATGATTTTTAAAAATTATCTACTCCCCCCTCAGTAGAACGTAAGTCATTAGTCTTAACATACATGTGTTATGTCAATGAATTGAGGGGGAGCGCGCATATATGGGAATGCATGTAGGTGGAGGTCTAGGTCCAATGTCCGGCAATGGATCTGGTGGTGGACATAACCGATCTAAAATGCATGAACTTGCAAAGAACGAACATTTAGATTGGGCTATTGTTCGAAGAGCTCTATTTGCACTAACACCTTATCGATTACAAGCTGTATTTGTTTCTCTACTTTTATTGGCAATTGCCGCAGGTAGTGTTCTTCCTGCTTGGCTCACAGAACAAATGATTGATGTTGGCATTGCTCACGCCAATGTGCACTTGCTAATTTTATATACACTCATGCTTATATTGACAACAGTTGTAACAGGACTGCTTGGTGTATGGCAAACTTGGTTATCTAATGTTATAGCTCAAGATGTCATGGCAGATTATCGACTTATGCTTTTCAATCATATTCAACGCCAATCAATCAGTTTTTTTTCAACTCGACAATCAGGAGATCTAGTTTCGAGAGTGATGAACGATGTCACTGCAATTCAAAATGTAATTACAACAACACTTGTTGGCTTAGTCAGCAATGTGCTCGTTATAACTGCCACGTTATTACTCATGTTTAGTATGAATTGGCAAATGGCTGTGTTGTCGCTCGTTGTTGTTCCTGCATTTGTTTTCCCAACACAACGAGTAGGTCGGTTACGACAAAACATACAAGGCAATATTCAGCATAAATTATCACAATTAACCATTCAACTAACCGAACAATTTGGTGTGAGTGGTGCGTTATTGACTCGTATTTTTACCAGGGAACAAGCAGAAGCTACACGCTTTCATCAAACAAGCCAAGAATTACGTGATTTACAAGTGAGAAGAATCTTAGTTGGACGTTGGTTATTTATGTGGCTAGGGATGTTTTCAGCCATCGGACCTGCTTTATTGTTTGGATACGGGGGATGGCTTGTCATTCACCACCTCATTGCACTAGGAACAGTTGTTGCATTTACAACACTTTTAGGTCGATTATATAATCCACTGAGTCAATTGGCACAACTGCATGTGAGCATACTTTCCTCTATTGCCCTCTATCGCCGCATTTTTGGATTGCTTGATATTGAACCTGAAATTCACGATGGATCCAATCAATTGAATCCTGCATTTATTTCCGGAAAAATCGAATTGCATGGTGTGTCACATCGATATTCTACTCAAACTGAAACAGGACTTCTTGTATTAAAAAATATTGATTTTACTGTAGACCCTGGACAAATGGTCGCGCTAGTTGGACCTAGTGGTGCAGGAAAAACAACGATTTTAAACCTCATCTCTCGTTTTTATGATCCATTATGTGGTGAAGTGATGATTGATGGGATAGATATTCGAGAATTCACACTGACATCGCTACGAGCACACATGGGACTTGTGCCTCAAGATCCTTTTTTCTTTCATGATACCATTCATGAAAATTTATTAATTGCTAAGCCAAATGCCACGCGTGCGGAAATGATTACCGCATGTATGGCGGCTCAGATTCACGAGACTATTGATAACTTACCTGAGGGATATGATACGGTTGTTGGTGAACGTGGATATCGACTTTCTGGTGGTGAAAGGCAACGCTTAGCGATTGCACGTGTGCTTTTACGAGAACCCAAAATTGTGCTTTTAGATGAAGCGACTAGCGCACTGGATACTCTTGTGGAGCGAAAAATCCAGACAGCACTTTTGGAGCTATTGCGTGGAAGAACATCGATTGTCATTGCACATCGTCTTTCAACAGTGCTCTCAGCTAACTATATTATCGTAATTGATGAAGGAACTATTGTTGCACAAGGGACACATGCCGCACTACTTGAAAATAGCTTGCTGTATCGCTCACTTTACGAAGCGCAATTTGCAAACACCTGATGTGTACATTTTTATATCTATGAAATCATGATAACGATCGCTTTTTCGCTTTGTAGTTGTTATTTCATTCATGTGGGTATAGTATATAATTATGTTTAAATTTATTTGAACGTTTATTTAAATTATAACATCGATAGATGTTTAATAGGAGAATAGCATATGAAACGATATTTTATTATTGAAACTCTTGAACAATTAAAAGCAATTAGTGATCCTCTTCGTATTCGATTGCTAACAATGTTAATTTCTCAAGCGGCAACAGGAAAACAATTAGGTGATCAACTTCAAATTGCAGCATCTAAAATTCATTATCACCTGCATGAGTTAGAAGACAATGGATTTATAAAAGTGGAGTATACGGAAGAGAAAAATGGAATTATACAAAAATTTTATCGCGCTATTGCAATTGATTACGAAGTGAGTGAAGAATTACTTCCTTCGATTCAGTTTGATCCATCTCTGATACAAGAAGTCATGGCTAATCAACTGAGAATTGCACTTTCTAGAGTATATGAGACGAGTGAGCAATTTTTTTCTATAGATCCATCTGGTAATCATGTAAACGATCAACCCCTGATCCATGGTATATGGGAAATTAATGCCAAAAAGGAAGACTTACTTGCATGGCATAAAAAATATATGTCGGTTATGCATGAGCTGAGTCTTCTGGATAGTCAAAATGAAATACAAAATGGCGATAGGAGAGATGAGAACACCGGTACAGAAAAGTGTTTCTTCATGACATCTGTTGGGTTTTTATCAGATGTACCGCAGATTCCTGTAGATAATGCTAGTGCAGAACAAGCTGATACACAACATGTGCATCATACGAAAGATGACACGACTATAATACTGGAGGCTACACCGAGTGATTCAAGAGACGAGTCATGATGCTGTTGAAGTATTACATAAACGATTTTATCTGTTTAAGGATAAAAACTTTTTGAGTCTTATGTTTGGAACGTGGTTCTCTACAATTGGTGATGGCGCCTATTTCATCATCTTGGGGTGGTATGTTTTAAATATAACAGGTTCTGAAGTGGCTTTGGGTACGACTTTGACTGCAGCATCTATCCCTCGCATCATATTTATGCTAGTCGGTGGTGCACTGGCTGATCGTATCGATCGCAAACGGATCTTGATGATGTCATTGTTTATACGAGCTGTACTCCTTATTCTCTTTGCGTTTTTAATCGTAGGTGTACATCGAAAACCAGAACTTTGGCTGATCGATTGGATCGCTGTGTCTTTTGGTATAATTGATGCGTTTTTCTACCCTGCAAGTAGTTCGATTGTACCGAGTGCTGTTCCTACACAAGTATTTGAAAAAGCAAATAGTCTCATTCAGACGGTACAACAACTGAGCACTGTGCTAGGTCCATTACTTGCTGCCGGACTCTTATTGTTCCTGGATTATCAGATGATGTTTGTTGGAATCTCAATGATCTATCTACTTAGCACTACATTACTTTCTTTTTTAAAACTACGTAGATATGTAGACCATGTATCTTCATTAGAAAATCAAATAATAGAGTCACCTTCATCTATGTGGTCAGAAATTAGAGAGGGCACACTCTTTGTTTGGTCTTCACGTATTCTTGCCACACTCATGTTGATCTCACTGATGATTAACTTGTTATTTATGGGACCGATCAATATTGGTATCCCCATATTGATCAAAAGTTTTGGGTGGTCTGGAGGTACGTATGGTCTGTACGAATCAGGTTTTGGCTTGGGAGCTGTTTTGGGTGGCTTACTTGTTGTTATGATGAAAGGTTTTCGCGGGAAGTTCATTTGGTTAGCTGGGTTAGGTGCATTCATGGGAAGTGCGATGGCTGGAATTGGGTTTGTTTATGCACCGTGGGGTGGGATTTTGCTTATGATTTTGATGGGTATAGCCATTGCTATCGTAAATATCCCATTGATCAACTATATTCAAACAATCGTACCAGCAAATAAATTGGGACGTACGATGTCAGTATTGACTCTCATGTCAATGGGGCTTGTTCCGGTTAGCTATACGGTATCTTCTTTTATCATAGAAGCAAAATGGATAAATGTAAGAGAGTTGTTGTTGGGTAGCGGAATACTTATCACTCTCTTATTTTGCTCACTCTATCTAATTCGTGATTTTCGGAATATGGAAGAACACCCTGTTTGGAAAAATAAATATCTTCAAAACGATGTAGAATCGTCCTGAACCAACAGGGCTCAGGACGATTCTACATGTAAAGCGAAGATCAACAGAGGTGCTTTTCAACTATTTACGGTAATTGTTCCTGCTGTAGAATTCCAATAATAATTAGTCGAATAGCCTCCGCTAAATACACCTAGTTGTACTGAGTATGTGCCAGGTGTACTAGGTGCAATCCATTGATATGTTTCTGTAATTGATTGACCTGGTGCAAGACTCGTTTGAAAGGATTGCTGACCAACTTTTGCATTGTCTGCATTATGCACCTCCATGTCAAGCATACCGTTATTTAAATATCCTAATGCGGAGGTATTTGTAAATGTAGCATCTTCTCAAAATCCCCCATTAACGACAGTTAAACAGGACATGGAAGTGATGGGGGAGCGAGCGGCAGAAGAGTTGTTACATATGATTAAAGATAAAACCTATGCTCCACAAGTTATTATAGTAGATACTACCTTGATTAAAAGGGGAACATGTACATCACCTAACTAATTTGCGATTTACACACAAAAAAAGTTGAGAATCCCCCCATAAAATGAAGATAACCTTCGAATATATGATATTGTGAAAGCAATTTTTCTTTTTAGACGAAAGAGCTTGAAGTTATATGGAAACTAGTAATCACTTGTGACATGGTTTTGTGGTCTGTAGTGGGCAGAAAGATTTCCACATACCCATATCCTGTATTATTAGTCGTCAAGGCAAGAATTCCGGCACCTGTATAAGGGTCTATGTTAGAAGCAACTAAAGCAAACGTCACAGCATGTTTGTCTCGTAATCTATGAATATGTGTTAGATTCTGACTGGGCAGTAAATTTATTAGCCACTCAGGATGCTGTTGCATATGAGTAATGCAACCTACACAATCAGATTCAACAATAATTTCTCTTTCAAGCGGGTGTTTTGGATTGATAAAAGTAGTGCCAATCCAGTCACCGTAACCGCCCATTTCTGTCTTTACCCATGTTTTGGGGACATCTACTGCGATTGGACCAAGTTGGTAGGAGGAGAATTCTTCATCAAGGGTTTGAGTAATTCTGTGCTCTGTATTTGTGAGTGTCCAATCTGGGTAAACCTGTCCTAGCATCGCTTGAACTACAAGTTGAACACTTGTTAATAAAAGAGCAAAACCGATGGGCATTTCACTACACCTACATTTCTACTTAAAGTGAATTAACTTAGTAATAGGTACATATTCCTTGTAAAACAAAAATAGACTCACTATTTGATAGAAAGTAGTGAGAATCTTAGATCGGAAAGGAGTGAAAAAAATGAATAGACAAATCTATCATATTTTGATAAGTATATTTTAAATAACAAGCATCACGATAATGGCACACCTGATGAAAATCAGGGCCGCAAAGTTCCAGACCTAAAGTCGCAAGACTATGGTGGCTGAACCGCCGAAAGAGCTTGTTTTATATTGGTTTCAAAAGATAAAAGGGGGATTTTAAAATGAAAAAACCGCAAAAAGCTACGTTTGCATTTATGGCATTAACGATGACTGGATTACTGATGAGTCCTATTGCCGCATTTGCTGATTCACATGGTCAACATGGAAATCAAGATAATCATGGACACTTCTCAACCTCTTTCTCATTTTCAAAATCTGATGATCAGAATCAAGATCAAATGTCTGAAACAACTGCATTGCAGATGGTGACAAACTATGAGGCTCAAGTGGCTACAGCTAAACAGCAATATGACACAGCGTTGTCTCAGGCAAAAGCTGCATTGGCTAGTGGTTCATTAACGTCGTCAACCACCACAAGTGATGATCAAAGTACAGATAGTTCTAGCACTACAAGTATGTCGCAAGGAGATGTCAGCATAATTGCTGCATTGCAAAGTTTAATTACATCTATGCAAAATGGGGCCTCTCCATCCCAAGTGTTAAAGGCATTAGATCACATTTCGCATGATGCAAAAAAAATGAAAAATGATCAAAAAGATTATCAAGATCAGTCGCACCATTTATCCGCTATGATATGGTTCAGTGAAAAAGCAACTTTTCGTGCAGGTGAACAGTATGGACAAATGGAGCAATTCATTTCTTCTTTCTCGCAATTAAATGTGAACTTACCTATCCCTAGTCACGCATTTAGTCATTTATTAGATGGTCGCCTTCACCAATTCAAGCAAAAAGCACAACATTATATTGATACGCTGGATCATTGGACACAAAAATTAAACGAAGCAGATCAAACTTCAACATCTACAAGCAGTACTTCAACAGATAGCGGGACATCTACAGCTAGTACTACAAGCGCAGCAGGTTCTACTGGTACTAGTGATACAACGGGAACGTCAAGTACATCAGGCACAGCAACTGTCACAGTAACAGGAAGTTCAAGTGCAAATACAAACTCCTAATTATTTGCTGAATTGATCATTGTAATCTTTACTCTCATACGAGGTAAAAGAATTTGTTGAGAAGGTCTCACAAAATCTTTTACCTCGTATTTTTGTTGGATCTCTAGGCTTACTTCCATAAATATGTCGAAAAACCTTGAAATATGTCGAATAACGAATTAAAATATATGTATTGGAGAGTGCTAGATAAGCATTCACATTGACTACTTCTTAAATATCACTGAATATATAAAATGATTGTGTCTCAAGGCAAACCAGTGGAAACACTGGGACGCAAAGCTACGGGTCTACGGGTATAAACCTATGATCGCCGGGTTGCCACTTACACTTTTATCGTGCAAAGGCGACTCTCTTATTAATAGAGATCGCCTTTTTCGATACTATTTAATTGGTACGATAGCAAGGTATAAAAGGGGGTGCAAAGTAAGTTTAGATATCATTAATCGTCAAACTGAGTAGAAGATCATAATGGAGGTGTACTTTTTCCATGATTAAAAAAATAAAAGAGTACTTTATGTCAAGCCAATATGAAGCTTCTCATGTCAATGGACAACAGGTAGTAGCTACTCAAGATTTATCTGACATCATCAATGAACCCTCTCTTGATGAAAAGAGATTAATGAAGATGATAGATAGTTCATCTGATGTATTTGCGATTTTTTCAAATACCCTTGAAATCACTTACATTAGTTCTTCGATTCGAAATGTATTAGGTTATCGGCTGAGTGATTTGCGGTTTTCAATGTGGGATATCGTACATGCTGATGATGTAGAGAGTTTGCAAGAGAAGATGCGTGAAGTTCATCAATTATCTGAAACATATGTAAGCATCGATGTACGTATGAAGCACCAGAACGGAGAATGGTGTCATTGTTCCATTACATTTAGACAGTTAAGTGATGAACCTGGGATGGTTATCGCTACTTTACGAGATGTAACAGATATTAAACGTGTACAAAATTTGATGGTGCATCAATCTTACTATGATTATATAACGGGTTTGCCAAACAGAAAAAAATTTGTAGAAGACTTACAACTTATGGTTCATCGCGTGAAAGAAACAAATGTCAATATGGCAGTTATGCGTTTAGATATAGACCATTTCAAAAAGATTAATGACACATTGGGGCATATGATTGGAGATAAATTATTAAAGGCATTGACTCATCGACTACGCGCTGCTGTTTCAAATGACATCTATTTTTATCGGTTAAGTGGGGATGAATTTTCATTTATTTTAATAGATTATACCCATGCAACTTTTGTCTTAGAAACAGCGGATAAGATTACGGAATCCTTTAAATCATCATTTGAAATTGATGAGTTCAATCTGTTTGTTACAGCAAGCATTGGCATCTCTCTATATCCAGATGATGGACAAGATAGTGACACATTGTTTAAAAATGCAGGAATGGCACTCTCTAGAACAAAAGAAAGTAATAAAAACACGTATAATTTTTATACAGCGTCTTTAAATACACAATCATATAAACGGTTTTTTCTATCAAATGACTTTCGTAATGCAATGCAAAAAAACCAGTTTGTTCTCTATTATCAACCACGTGTCGATGGACGAAATGGTCGTATTGTAGGAGCAGAAGCATTGATTCGTTGGGAGCATGAAGAATGGGGACTTGTATCCCCAGACGACTTCATATCTATTGCAGAAGAAAATGGACTGATAACTCCTCTTGGTGAATGGGTATTGAGAACTGCTTGTTTCAAATTAAAAGAATGGTTGGATAAAGGATTG
This genomic interval from Sulfoacidibacillus ferrooxidans contains the following:
- a CDS encoding EAL domain-containing protein: MSSQYEASHVNGQQVVATQDLSDIINEPSLDEKRLMKMIDSSSDVFAIFSNTLEITYISSSIRNVLGYRLSDLRFSMWDIVHADDVESLQEKMREVHQLSETYVSIDVRMKHQNGEWCHCSITFRQLSDEPGMVIATLRDVTDIKRVQNLMVHQSYYDYITGLPNRKKFVEDLQLMVHRVKETNVNMAVMRLDIDHFKKINDTLGHMIGDKLLKALTHRLRAAVSNDIYFYRLSGDEFSFILIDYTHATFVLETADKITESFKSSFEIDEFNLFVTASIGISLYPDDGQDSDTLFKNAGMALSRTKESNKNTYNFYTASLNTQSYKRFFLSNDFRNAMQKNQFVLYYQPRVDGRNGRIVGAEALIRWEHEEWGLVSPDDFISIAEENGLITPLGEWVLRTACFKLKEWLDKGLHVRLSVNFSIHQFLHSDIVDTVKRIVQETKVDVNFLEIEITESSLLPSGLVVYHAVKELRAMGIQVLFDDFGTGYSSLSWLNQLELDGLKIDKSFIQKISDNSTTLEIVRSIIKLAHGLNLSVIAEGVESSHEWDLLREEQCDEIQGYLFSRPLPADQFDQLLINEVMKVTEVSNYNDQVNRRQYFRVTPNYPIIATMTVSSIRGRLLHIGYSEVLIHDIGAGGLSFISNLRFASISEVVLRFKVCVVNRYVDCDGKIVWSNELAGGIFQYGIQFIMSESSREHLIQDLNELTIQLKIKKDKIGEMKFFTENIETFFTSYM